A genome region from Pygocentrus nattereri isolate fPygNat1 chromosome 6, fPygNat1.pri, whole genome shotgun sequence includes the following:
- the ankrd10b gene encoding ankyrin repeat domain-containing protein 10b, with protein sequence MSVGAECGFSSEEVLSVRFPVHRACRDGDVGALRSLLQHINPAELSVEDSFYGWTPLHWAAHFGTLECIMQLVQVGCGVNSVTSRFAQTPAHIAAFGGHPQCLLWLLQAGADINRQDYVGETPIHKAARAGSIECINTLLIQRAKADLRNASGLTAADLAHAQGFQECAQLLSNAQNQQLSQFNGFSTNNSPGLLNGGHQLSQGRNFLNGAPSRKRSLECIEPSHYKKARTSDLEVQMKMMNGMNGSGGEDLMETMHMEFGPAPSTTGNTFNMPHQSGKIQESENGNTAFVPEAGMGFPLHCGNVGNGFHFNHQNGFGDTAENIEDVSSQIEHRKSISVEEQYDYTFYSTLHLFHGS encoded by the exons ATGTCTGTAGGAGCGGAGTGCGGTTTCTCCAGCGAGGAGGTGCTGAGTGTGCGCTTCCCCGTCCACAGGGCTTGCAGGGACGGGGACGTGGGCGCGCTCCGCTCGCTGCTCCAGCACATCAACCCGGCGGAGCTGAGCGTGGAGGACTCCTTCTACGGATGGACACCGCTACACTGGGCTGCGCACTTCGGAACG CTGGAGTGCATCATGCAGCTGGTACAGGTGGGTTGTGGAGTGAACTCTGTGACCTCTCGGTTTGCCCAGACGCCTGCTCACATCGCTGCCTTTGGTGGCCACCCACAGTGTCTCCTCTGGCTGCTGCAGGCTGGGGCTGACATCAACAGACAG gATTATGTGGGAGAAACCCCCATCCACAAGGCAGCCCGTGCTGGTAGCATTGAGTGCATTAACACTCTCCTGATCCAGAGGGCGAAAGCTGA CTTGAGAAACGCTAGTGGACTGACTGCAGCTGACCTGGCCCATGCCCAGGGCTTCCAAGAGTGCGCCCAACTGTTGTCCAACGCGCAGAACcagcagctcagccaatttAATGGCTTCTCCACCAATAACTCACCAGGGTTGCTCAACGGGGGCCACCAATTAAGCCAGGGACGGAACTTCCTTAACGGGGCGCCCAGTAGAAAGAGGTCTCTTGAGTGCATTGAGCCCAGTCACTATAAAAAGGCCAGAACCAGTG ATCTGGAggttcaaatgaaaatgatgaatGGGATGAATGGCTCTGGTGGAGAGGACCTGATGGAGACCATGCACATGGAGTTTGGTCCTGCACCAAGCACCACAG GAAACACTTTTAACATGCCCCACCAGTCTGGAAAAATCCAAGAGAGTGAGAATGGGAACACGGCCTTCGTGCCAGAAGCTGGGATGGGCTTCCCCTTGCACTGTGGCAACGTTGGCAACGGTTTTCACTTCAACCACCAAAATGGCTTTGGAGACACAGCTGAGAACATTGAGGACGTCAGCAGTCAGATAGAGCACCGGAAGTCAATTAGTGTTGAGGAGCAGTATGACTACACTTTCTACAGCACCCTGCATCTCTTTCATGGGTCTTAA
- the LOC108436790 gene encoding ubiquitin-conjugating enzyme E2 A-like, with amino-acid sequence MSTPARRRLMRDFKRLQEDPPAGVSGAPSENNIMIWNAVIFGPEGTPFEDGTFKLTVEFTEEYPNKPPTVRFVSKMFHPNVYADGSICLDILQNRWSPTYDVSSILTSIQSLLDEPNPNSPANSQAAQLYQENKREYEKRVSAIVEQSWRDS; translated from the exons ATGTCAACCCCTGCTCGAAGACGACTTATGAGAGATTTTAAAAG GCTTCAGGAGGATCCACCAGCTGGGGTCAGTGGTGCCCCATCAGAGAACAACATCATGATCTGGAATGCAGTCATTTTTGG CCCAGAGGGTACACCTTTTGAAGATG GTACGTTCAAGCTAACAGTTGAGTTTACAGAAGAATACCCGAACAAGCCACCAACTGTGAGATTTGTCTCAAAGATGTTTCATCCAAATG TATATGCAGATGGCAGTATTTGTCTGGATATTCTTCAGAATCGTTGGAGTCCAACATATGATGTTTCATCTATCCTGACATCAATTCAG TCCCTTCTAGACGAACCTAATCCCAACAGCCCTGCAAACAGCCAGGCAGCTCAGCTCTATCAGGAAAATAAGCGTGAATATGAGAAACGGGTGTCTGCTATTGTTGAGCAGAGCTGGAGAGACAGTTGA